Proteins from a single region of Thunnus albacares chromosome 14, fThuAlb1.1, whole genome shotgun sequence:
- the chchd1 gene encoding coiled-coil-helix-coiled-coil-helix domain-containing protein 1, translating into MAAQGGVLFQEKVSRLLSKHNGKPVIKPNRTLALRDAVANRKPKKGEATCITEMSVMMACWKQNNFVDGLCSNEINSFYTCVEKAQAAMKNKSEQTRMQGGHLHPKQATTLLKRYPNLRSEI; encoded by the exons ATGGCAGCGCAAGGAGGCGTCCTGTTCCAGGAGAAGGTCAGCAGGCTGCTCAGCAAACACAACGGAAAACCTGTCATCAAACCCAACAGGACTCTGGCTCTGAGAGATGCGGTGGCCAACCGCAAACCCAAGAAAGGAG AGGCTACCTGTATCACAGAGATGTCAGTCATGATGGCCTGTTGGAAGCAGAACAACTTTGTGGACGGTCTGTGCTCGAATGAGATTAACTCCTTCTACACCTGTGTTGAGAAGGCTCAG GCTGCTATGAAGAACAAATCAGAACAGACCAGAATGCAAGGAGGACATCTGCACCCAAAACAAGCCACAACACTGCTGAAGAGATATCCCAACCTGCGTTCTGAGATCTAG